Proteins encoded in a region of the Phoenix dactylifera cultivar Barhee BC4 chromosome 3, palm_55x_up_171113_PBpolish2nd_filt_p, whole genome shotgun sequence genome:
- the LOC103720037 gene encoding premnaspirodiene oxygenase-like translates to MISAMELHFPSATMRPSFQFRAGKLPPSPPEKLPVIGHIHHLLGAMPHRALRELSSRHGPFMHLRLGQVDHIIASSPEAARDIMKTHDLAFASRPQLLAPFVMFYGGKDIAFSPMGDYWRQLRRICMQELLSPKRVKSFSTCRQEEMSNLVEAISKKSGSPVNLSEMLLLSSNSFISRVAFGKKCRHGLRFITIMKKALEVASGFSIADLFPSWSFVDALTGITSRIKKARQEIDEILEEILKEHEEKREGISSKEDQLEEEDLVDVLLDVAENGELEIPLTRTHLKCVILDMFVGGTETASTTLEWVMVELMRHPEMMQKAQAEVRQALKEKANIKEEDMSELHYLKLVIKETMRLHPALPLLLPRSNSENCQVGDYEIPAGTRVIVNAWAIARDPRYWEDPESFRPERFDDSMVDYMGSSFEFMPFGAGRRICPGSTFAMAQMEIALAYLLFYFDWELPNGMEPQDLDMTESFGGTTGLKSPLCLVPVPFKPSENGTMLPHISMKAPLNYY, encoded by the exons ATGATTTCAGCCATGGAACTCCACTTTCCTTCCGCAACCATGAGACCTTCCTTCCAATTCCGGGCGGGGAAGCTGCCCCCAAGCCCCCCCGAGAAGCTCCCAGTCATAGGCCACATCCACCACTTGCTCGGAGCTATGCCACACCGTGCTCTTCGCGAGCTGTCCTCGCGGCATGGGCCTTTCATGCATCTCAGGCTCGGCCAAGTCGACCACATCATCGCCTCCTCCCCGGAGGCTGCGAGAGATATCATGAAGACCCATGACCTTGCCTTCGCCTCTCGGCCTCAACTACTCGCTCCTTTCGTCATGTTCTATGGTGGCAAAGACATTGCCTTCTCTCCCATGGGCGACTACTGGCGGCAGCTGCGAAGGATATGCATGCAGGAGTTACTGAGCCCGAAGCGCGTCAAGTCATTCAGCACATGCCGACAAGAAGAGATGTCGAACCTTGTGGAGGCAATCTCCAAGAAGAGCGGATCTCCTGTTAACCTTAGTGAGATGCTTCTCCTGTCATCCAATTCCTTTATCTCAAGAGTCGCATTTGGCAAGAAATGCAGGCATGGATTGAGATTTATCACAATAATGAAGAAAGCGCTTGAGGTGGCCTCCGGTTTTAGTATAGCTGATCTTTTCCCCTCATGGAGTTTTGTCGACGCTCTTACTGGAATTACCTCGAGAATAAAGAAGGCTCGCCAAGAGATTGATGAGATCCTTGAGGAGATACTCAAGGAGcacgaagagaagagagagggcaTAAGCAGCAAAGAAGATCAACTAGAGGAGGAAGATCTTGTTGACGTACTTTTAGATGTGGCGGAAAATGGTGAACTTGAAATCCCACTCACACGCACCCACTTGAAGTGCGTCATCTTG gaTATGTTCGTTGGAGGGACCGAGACAGCGTCGACAACCTTGGAATGGGTGATGGTAGAGCTAATGAGACACCCCGAGATGATGCAGAAAGCTCAAGCAGAGGTACGACAAGCTCTAAAGGAGAAGGCCAACATCAAAGAGGAAGACATGAGTGAACTCCACTATTTAAAGCTAGTGATCAAAGAGACTATGAGGCTACACCCTGCTCTCCCACTACTACTGCCGAGGTCCAACAGTGAAAATTGTCAAGTAGGTGATTATGAAATTCCAGCAGGTACTCGGGTTATCGTCAATGCATGGGCTATTGCAAGGGATCCAAGGTACTGGGAGGACCCGGAGAGCTTTAGGCCAGAGAGGTTCGACGACAGCATGGTGGACTACATGGGGAGTAGCTTTGAGTTCATGCCTTTTGGGGCAGGGAGGAGGATATGCCCTGGGTCTACGTTTGCGATGGCCCAAATGGAGATAGCTCTCGCCTACCTCCTTTTCTACTTTGATTGGGAGCTTCCAAATGGGATGGAACCCCAGGATCTGGACATGACCGAGAGCTTTGGGGGAACCACCGGCCTAAAATCACCCCTCTGTTTAGTTCCTGTTCCTTTCAAACCATCCGAAAATGGGACCATGTTGCCTCATATTAGTATGAAAGCCCCACTGAACTATTACTGA
- the LOC103720038 gene encoding uncharacterized protein LOC103720038, with amino-acid sequence MELRDPNNGETQSELENHGNGGIRDLPGAPPGSDDVDSSFSTPYVSAPSSPAHDPGSYYFSEPASHMHFILCSPSYSAAATPSTEAAASSSGHFEFEFEMPKRCPTAGATSAGSMISADELFLNGQIRSMKLSSHLQQPPAQPQAIAPLLDLDAEGEKEEQENPEVAEAGGRGRDLRIRRRLLHRRTRSLSPLRNHRFQWEEEEEQMRAKEAEAETPTSSLSSSAGRNSSKRWIFLKELLYRSMSEGRSRATGKEKFWRSISFSLSSKERSKPPRKKPGSSSLSSAANGAAGKRRGPGPGPAPSAHERHYTANRAQAEEMRKRTFLPYRQGLLGCLGFTSRSYGTMNGFAKTLDPVSFT; translated from the coding sequence ATGGAGCTCCGAGACCCCAACAATGGTGAAACGCAATCGGAGCTCGAAAACCATGGCAATGGAGGAATCCGTGATCTACCGGGAGCCCCTCCCGGCTCCGACGACGTCGACAGCTCCTTCTCCACCCCCTACGTCAGCGCACCCTCCAGCCCCGCCCACGACCCCGGCAGCTACTACTTCAGCGAGCCGGCGAGCCACATGCACTTCATCCTCTGCTCCCCTTCCTACTCTGCCGCGGCGACCCCGTCCACCGAggcggcggcctcctcctccggcCACTTCGAGTTCGAGTTCGAGATGCCCAAGCGGTGCCCCACGGCCGGTGCCACCTCCGCCGGATCGATGATCTCCGCCGACGAGCTCTTCCTCAACGGCCAGATCCGGTCGATGAAGCTCTCCTCCCATCTCCAGCAGCCCCCAGCCCAGCCCCAAGCTATAGCCCCTTTACTAGACCTGGACGCcgagggggagaaggaggagcAGGAGAATCCAGAGGTTGCGGAAGCTGGcgggagagggagagatctaAGGATCAGAAGGAGATTGCTTCATCGGAGGACCAGATCTCTGTCTCCCCTGAGGAACCATAGGTTCCaatgggaggaagaggaggagcaaATGAGAGCAaaggaggcggaggcggagacGCCGACGTCCTCGCTGTCCTCGTCCGCTGGGAGGAACTCCTCCAAACGGTGGATCTTCCTCAAAGAGCTCCTCTACCGGAGCATGAGTGAGGGGAGATCCAGAGCCACGGGAAAGGAGAAGTTTTGGCGCTCCATTTCCTTCTCTCTGTCATCGAAGGAGAGATCCAAACCTCCGCGAAAGAAGCCCGGTTCGTCGTCGTTGTCGTCGGCAGCGAATGGGGCGGCGGGGAAGCGGAGGGGACCGGGCCCGGGGCCGGCGCCGTCGGCGCACGAGAGGCACTACACGGCGAACCGGGCGCAGGCGGAGGAGATGAGGAAGAGGACGTTCTTGCCGTACCGGCAGGGGCTTCTCGGGTGCCTAGGGTTTACTTCCCGGAGCTACGGCACCATGAATGGCTTCGCCAAAACCCTTGATCCCGTCTCCTTCACGTAA